In the genome of Tropicibacter oceani, one region contains:
- a CDS encoding carbohydrate ABC transporter permease: MASKAQRMPLGLKLATYGFVILWLILAAFPFLWTLWGSFKVELDFFSIADWTNALTGKNTKAATGSPLTGAGYHGAWVQEDFWRPAINTFIVCFFVVCTSLTIGTLGGYALSRSSYRYTFWLLITALIFRAMPPITLVAGYLLPFFEWNLWGILPTTIIVLVAINQPFTLWMLHSFFQNIPKELDESAKVDGCTQFQAFRTVIVPVMWPGVITTGLFSFLLAYNDFAVTSMLLSESNRTMVPEIAAFLGTTYTEGNVMFAVAAVVSATAPLFILVMFFQRQIVSGLTAGAVKG, translated from the coding sequence ATGGCCTCGAAAGCACAACGCATGCCGCTTGGCCTGAAGCTGGCCACCTACGGGTTTGTCATCCTATGGCTGATCCTGGCCGCCTTTCCGTTCCTGTGGACCCTGTGGGGATCGTTCAAGGTTGAGCTTGATTTCTTTTCCATCGCCGACTGGACCAATGCCCTGACCGGCAAGAACACCAAGGCGGCCACCGGCAGCCCGCTGACCGGCGCCGGGTATCACGGCGCCTGGGTGCAGGAGGATTTCTGGCGCCCGGCGATCAACACCTTCATCGTGTGTTTCTTCGTGGTCTGCACCTCGCTGACCATCGGAACGCTGGGGGGCTATGCGCTGTCGCGCTCGTCCTACCGCTATACCTTCTGGCTGCTGATCACGGCGCTGATCTTTCGCGCCATGCCGCCGATCACGCTGGTCGCGGGCTACCTGCTGCCCTTCTTCGAATGGAACCTCTGGGGCATCCTGCCGACCACGATCATCGTCCTGGTGGCGATCAACCAGCCCTTTACCCTGTGGATGCTGCACAGCTTTTTCCAGAACATCCCCAAGGAACTGGACGAAAGCGCCAAGGTCGACGGCTGCACCCAGTTCCAGGCCTTTCGCACCGTGATCGTGCCGGTCATGTGGCCGGGCGTGATCACCACCGGGCTGTTCAGCTTTCTGCTGGCCTACAACGACTTTGCCGTCACCTCGATGCTGCTGAGCGAAAGCAACCGCACCATGGTACCGGAAATCGCCGCCTTTCTGGGCACCACCTATACCGAAGGCAACGTGATGTTCGCCGTCGCCGCCGTGGTTTCGGCCACCGCGCCGCTGTTCATCCTTGTCATGTTCTTCCAACGCCAGATCGTCTCTGGCCTCACCGCCGGAGCCGTCAAGGGATGA
- a CDS encoding ester cyclase → MKGSRPQQAALSRDTDMSKTEDTRAVIEGMVDGLNDHRIDDIGAFFADGFRWMGNTGCGTKTGLKEFQDNWQRPFQAAFSDKVCVDEARLFMGEWAAAFGRQEATHSGTFMGVPATGKRIQIRYMDFWKVEDGKITDNWVMVDFPHVLAQLGVDVFNGEGWEAYDRGDRVPPRPEPQDNASRA, encoded by the coding sequence ATGAAGGGATCACGACCACAGCAGGCCGCGCTCAGCCGCGATACGGACATGTCCAAAACCGAAGACACCCGTGCCGTAATCGAAGGCATGGTCGATGGGCTGAACGACCACCGCATCGACGATATCGGCGCCTTCTTTGCCGATGGCTTTCGCTGGATGGGCAACACCGGGTGCGGCACCAAGACCGGGCTCAAGGAATTCCAGGACAACTGGCAACGCCCCTTTCAGGCGGCCTTTTCCGACAAGGTCTGCGTCGACGAAGCGCGCCTGTTCATGGGCGAATGGGCCGCCGCCTTTGGCCGGCAAGAGGCCACGCATTCCGGCACCTTCATGGGGGTGCCCGCCACCGGCAAGCGCATCCAGATCCGCTATATGGATTTCTGGAAGGTCGAGGACGGCAAGATCACCGACAACTGGGTGATGGTCGATTTCCCGCATGTGCTGGCCCAGCTGGGCGTCGACGTGTTCAACGGCGAAGGCTGGGAGGCCTACGACCGGGGCGACCGCGTGCCGCCCCGCCCCGAACCACAGGACAACGCGTCCCGGGCCTGA
- the hisD gene encoding histidinol dehydrogenase has translation MAIQHLKQGKPETERAEDDAKVRAVVETTLADIEARGDAALRDLSEKFDGYTPQAFRLTASEIEAAMQKVSARDMQDIRFAQDQIRNFAQAQRASMTDIEVETLPGVILGHRNIPVQSVGCYVPGGKFPMVASAHMSVLTAAVAGVPRIVASAPPVNGAPHPAIVAAMHLGGAHEILCLGGIQAVGAMAIGTQTLDPVHMLVGPGNAFVAEAKRQLYGRVGIDLFAGPTETMVIADDTVDAELCATDLLGQAEHGYNSPACLITTSRKLAEATLAEIDRLLTILPTAETASVSWRDYGDVVLCDSHDEMLQVANDMAYEHVQVMTDRDDWYLENMHSYGALFLGPRTNVANGDKVIGTNHTLPTRKAGRYTGGLWVGKFLKTHSYQRITTDEAAARVGEYGSRLCMLEGFVGHAEQCNIRVRRFGGKNVPYGKAAE, from the coding sequence ATGGCGATCCAGCACCTCAAACAGGGCAAACCCGAAACCGAACGCGCCGAGGATGATGCCAAGGTCCGCGCCGTGGTGGAAACCACGCTGGCCGATATCGAGGCGCGCGGCGACGCGGCGTTGCGCGATCTGTCCGAAAAATTCGACGGCTACACGCCGCAGGCCTTTCGCCTGACCGCGTCGGAAATCGAGGCGGCGATGCAAAAGGTCAGCGCCCGCGACATGCAGGATATCCGCTTTGCCCAGGACCAGATCCGCAACTTTGCCCAGGCCCAGCGCGCCTCGATGACCGATATCGAAGTGGAAACCCTGCCCGGCGTGATCCTGGGCCACCGCAATATCCCGGTGCAGTCGGTCGGCTGTTATGTTCCGGGCGGCAAATTCCCGATGGTCGCCAGCGCCCATATGTCGGTGCTGACTGCCGCCGTCGCCGGGGTGCCACGCATTGTCGCCAGTGCGCCGCCGGTCAACGGCGCGCCGCACCCGGCCATCGTCGCCGCCATGCATCTGGGCGGCGCACATGAAATCCTGTGCCTTGGCGGCATCCAGGCCGTGGGCGCCATGGCCATCGGCACCCAGACCCTGGACCCGGTCCACATGCTGGTCGGCCCCGGCAATGCCTTTGTCGCCGAGGCCAAGCGACAGCTTTATGGCCGCGTCGGGATTGATCTGTTTGCAGGCCCCACCGAAACCATGGTGATCGCCGATGACACGGTCGACGCCGAGCTTTGCGCCACCGACCTTCTGGGCCAGGCCGAACACGGCTACAACTCGCCCGCCTGCCTGATCACCACCAGCCGCAAGCTGGCCGAGGCAACCCTGGCCGAGATCGACCGCCTGCTGACGATCCTGCCCACGGCGGAAACCGCCAGCGTGTCCTGGCGCGACTATGGCGACGTGGTGCTGTGCGACAGTCACGACGAAATGCTGCAGGTGGCCAATGACATGGCCTATGAACACGTGCAGGTGATGACCGACCGCGACGACTGGTATCTGGAAAACATGCACAGCTATGGCGCGCTGTTCCTTGGGCCGCGCACCAATGTCGCCAACGGCGACAAGGTCATCGGCACCAACCACACCCTGCCGACCCGCAAGGCGGGCCGCTATACCGGCGGGCTCTGGGTGGGCAAGTTCCTGAAAACCCACAGCTATCAAAGGATCACCACCGACGAGGCCGCCGCCAGGGTCGGGGAATACGGATCGCGCCTGTGCATGCTCGAAGGTTTTGTCGGCCATGCCGAGCAATGCAACATCCGCGTGCGCCGCTTTGGCGGCAAGAACGTCCCCTACGGCAAGGCCGCCGAATGA
- a CDS encoding ester cyclase, producing MTDTGAHNKAALGLLRAAQYDWDTPALAAALHGVMAPDAALHLCHPIGDLTGPEALLTRALTPLRTALPDAERRDWIVIEGSDAEGQHWVGCAGHYVGTFVAPFLDIPPTGHLAHMRFHEFYRFQDGKIVEMQAIWDLPELMMQAGAWPMAPALGRELCVPGPASGDGLHRAPRDPQLSAQSCQLVIDMLDHMIRHPAQGGPEVMELPRFWHDTMTWYGPAGIGTARGIAGFRNWHQIPFLSAMPDRGQHPEGLRFHFFGDNAYAAVTGWPNMRQTLSGGGWLGLPPTGQQITLRSLDFWRIEAGKIRENWVLVDLLDLYQQLGVDVLARMREFNKARVPGHVPFSAGDAE from the coding sequence ATGACCGACACCGGCGCGCACAACAAGGCGGCGCTCGGGCTGTTGCGGGCCGCCCAATATGACTGGGACACGCCCGCGCTGGCGGCTGCGCTGCACGGCGTCATGGCGCCGGACGCCGCGCTGCACCTGTGCCACCCCATCGGCGATCTGACCGGCCCCGAGGCGCTGCTGACGCGCGCCCTGACCCCGCTGCGCACCGCCCTGCCCGACGCCGAGCGCCGCGACTGGATCGTGATCGAAGGCAGCGATGCCGAAGGCCAGCACTGGGTCGGCTGCGCCGGGCACTACGTCGGCACCTTTGTCGCGCCCTTCCTGGACATTCCGCCCACCGGGCACCTGGCGCATATGCGCTTTCACGAATTCTACCGCTTTCAAGACGGCAAGATCGTCGAGATGCAGGCGATCTGGGACCTGCCCGAACTGATGATGCAGGCCGGGGCCTGGCCCATGGCCCCCGCCCTGGGGCGCGAGCTCTGCGTGCCTGGCCCGGCCTCGGGCGATGGGCTGCACCGCGCGCCGCGCGACCCGCAGCTCAGCGCGCAAAGCTGCCAGCTGGTCATCGACATGCTTGACCACATGATCCGCCACCCCGCACAGGGCGGCCCCGAGGTGATGGAACTGCCCCGGTTCTGGCATGACACGATGACCTGGTACGGCCCGGCCGGGATCGGCACCGCGCGCGGCATCGCGGGCTTTCGCAACTGGCACCAGATCCCCTTTCTGTCGGCCATGCCGGACCGTGGCCAGCACCCCGAGGGCCTGCGCTTTCACTTCTTTGGCGACAACGCCTATGCCGCCGTGACCGGCTGGCCGAACATGCGCCAGACGCTCAGCGGCGGCGGCTGGCTGGGCCTGCCGCCCACCGGCCAGCAGATCACCCTGCGCAGCCTGGATTTCTGGCGCATCGAGGCCGGGAAAATCCGGGAAAACTGGGTTCTGGTCGATCTGCTGGACCTTTATCAACAACTTGGCGTTGATGTGCTGGCCCGGATGCGAGAGTTCAACAAGGCCCGCGTGCCGGGCCATGTTCCCTTTTCCGCAGGAGACGCCGAATGA
- a CDS encoding SDR family NAD(P)-dependent oxidoreductase, with protein MTLPQTPSFRLDGQRAVIAGASSGIGLGCATALAEAGADVTLIARRADRLQEITAQMAARGWTAHALPLDITDIAATQAAVAAHGPFDILLNAAGLARHAPAIDTVPDDFDAVMNINLRAAYFLTRAVAAGLLQAGKTGSLINISSQMGHVGGPDRAVYCASKHAIEGMTKAMALEWGPRKIRVNTICPTFILTDLTQATFDDPAKRAWIEEKIKLGRAGQVTDIMGAALYLASPASDLVTGTALMVDGGWTAD; from the coding sequence ATGACCTTGCCCCAAACCCCTTCCTTCCGACTGGATGGCCAGCGCGCCGTGATCGCGGGCGCCTCCTCCGGGATCGGCCTTGGCTGCGCCACCGCGCTGGCCGAGGCCGGGGCCGACGTGACCCTGATCGCCCGCCGCGCCGACCGGCTGCAGGAGATCACAGCGCAGATGGCCGCGCGCGGCTGGACCGCCCATGCGCTGCCGCTGGACATCACCGACATTGCCGCAACCCAGGCCGCCGTTGCCGCCCATGGTCCCTTTGACATCCTGCTGAACGCGGCCGGACTGGCGCGCCATGCCCCGGCCATCGACACTGTGCCCGACGATTTCGACGCGGTGATGAACATCAACCTGCGCGCCGCCTATTTCCTGACCCGCGCCGTCGCCGCCGGTCTGCTGCAGGCCGGCAAAACCGGCAGCCTGATCAACATCTCGTCGCAGATGGGGCACGTGGGCGGGCCCGATCGCGCGGTCTATTGCGCCTCAAAGCACGCGATCGAAGGCATGACCAAGGCGATGGCGCTGGAATGGGGCCCGCGGAAGATCCGCGTCAACACCATCTGCCCGACCTTCATCCTGACCGACCTGACCCAGGCCACCTTTGACGATCCGGCCAAACGCGCCTGGATCGAGGAAAAGATCAAGCTGGGCCGCGCCGGCCAGGTGACCGACATCATGGGCGCGGCGCTTTACCTGGCCTCGCCGGCCTCGGATCTGGTGACCGGCACGGCGCTAATGGTCGACGGAGGCTGGACGGCGGACTGA
- a CDS encoding LacI family DNA-binding transcriptional regulator, whose protein sequence is MAQVKVTSAEVARLAGVSQSAVSRVFTPGASASKKTVQKVREAADKLGYRPNVLARAMVSGKSRIIGLVVAYLENQFYPVALELLSNALQARGYHILIFTAPNSTDGIDGVMQDLMDYQVDGIIAASVSMSSDLARRARQAGIPVVLFNRGQDGPGLSNVTSANHAGGRRVAQFLLAGGHRRIAHVAGWQGSSTGRDRQAGFLSAMDEAGQRPFALVDGMYNRKVAAQSTRLLCSGSARPDAIFVGNDHMAFAVIDTLRAMRLEPGQDISVVGYDDVPMACWGAYDLTTLRQPVNRMVDATVSILLDQIETGESRPARIEIEGELILRGSARIPEGWT, encoded by the coding sequence ATGGCACAGGTCAAGGTCACATCAGCCGAAGTGGCCCGCCTTGCGGGGGTATCGCAATCGGCGGTCAGCCGGGTGTTCACCCCCGGGGCCTCGGCCTCGAAGAAGACCGTGCAGAAGGTGCGCGAGGCGGCGGACAAGCTGGGCTATCGGCCCAATGTCCTGGCCCGGGCCATGGTGTCGGGCAAAAGCCGGATCATCGGGCTGGTGGTGGCCTACCTGGAAAACCAGTTCTATCCCGTCGCGCTGGAACTGCTGTCGAACGCACTGCAGGCGCGCGGCTATCACATCCTGATCTTTACCGCGCCCAATTCGACCGATGGCATCGACGGCGTGATGCAGGACCTGATGGATTACCAGGTCGACGGGATCATCGCCGCCTCGGTCTCGATGAGCTCGGACCTGGCCCGCAGGGCGCGGCAGGCCGGTATCCCGGTGGTGCTGTTCAACCGCGGCCAGGATGGCCCGGGGCTGTCCAATGTGACCTCGGCCAATCATGCGGGGGGGCGGCGGGTCGCGCAGTTCCTTCTGGCGGGCGGTCATCGGCGCATCGCCCATGTCGCCGGCTGGCAAGGCAGCTCGACCGGGCGCGACCGGCAGGCGGGGTTCCTGTCCGCCATGGACGAGGCCGGCCAGCGCCCCTTTGCCCTGGTGGATGGCATGTACAACCGCAAGGTCGCCGCGCAATCCACCCGCCTGCTGTGCAGCGGCAGCGCCCGGCCCGACGCGATCTTTGTCGGCAACGACCACATGGCCTTTGCGGTGATCGACACCCTGCGCGCCATGCGGCTGGAGCCCGGGCAGGACATCTCGGTCGTGGGCTATGACGATGTGCCCATGGCCTGCTGGGGCGCCTACGACCTGACGACCCTGCGCCAGCCGGTCAACCGCATGGTCGATGCCACGGTGTCGATCCTGCTGGACCAGATCGAAACCGGGGAATCCCGCCCCGCCCGTATCGAAATCGAGGGAGAGCTGATCTTGCGCGGCTCGGCCCGCATTCCCGAAGGATGGACCTGA
- a CDS encoding nuclear transport factor 2 family protein: MKGFDAKFADFPDYIIGITKEIWEDRGIATLHRYYAPDIVVRSPASVVIGNQGVIAATMATLAEFPDRELLGEDVIWSGTPEDGMLSSHRIISTATHAGDGVYGKATGKRLQYRILADCHARNNQIDDEWLIRDQGAIVRQMGWLPDAYARDLIAREGGPEACVKPCAPGNDPEGPYKGRGNDNPWGAELADILTRIMGADMAAIPQSYDRAAQLEYPGHVTAHGWAPADRLWMGLRAAFPSARFEIHHQIGRDDPAMPPRAALRWSLTGKHDGWGAFGPPTGAQVHVMGITHAEFGSLGAAPTRLRREWTLFDETTIWKQILLHTGTL; encoded by the coding sequence ATGAAAGGCTTTGACGCCAAATTCGCCGATTTTCCCGACTATATCATCGGCATAACCAAAGAGATCTGGGAAGACCGCGGCATCGCCACGCTGCACCGCTATTACGCGCCCGATATCGTCGTGCGCTCGCCCGCGTCGGTGGTGATCGGCAACCAGGGGGTGATTGCAGCGACCATGGCCACCCTGGCCGAATTCCCCGACCGAGAGCTGCTGGGCGAAGACGTGATCTGGTCGGGCACGCCCGAAGACGGCATGCTGTCCTCGCACCGGATCATCTCGACCGCGACCCATGCCGGCGACGGGGTCTATGGCAAGGCGACCGGCAAACGCCTGCAATACCGCATTCTCGCCGACTGCCACGCCAGGAACAACCAGATCGACGACGAATGGCTGATCCGCGATCAGGGCGCCATCGTGCGGCAGATGGGCTGGCTGCCCGATGCCTATGCCCGCGATCTGATCGCCCGCGAAGGCGGCCCCGAGGCCTGCGTCAAACCCTGCGCCCCGGGCAACGATCCCGAGGGTCCCTACAAGGGCCGCGGCAATGACAACCCCTGGGGCGCCGAGCTGGCCGATATCCTGACCCGGATCATGGGGGCCGATATGGCCGCCATACCGCAAAGCTATGACCGCGCGGCGCAGCTGGAATATCCCGGCCATGTCACCGCCCATGGCTGGGCGCCCGCCGACCGGCTCTGGATGGGGCTGCGCGCGGCCTTCCCCTCGGCCCGCTTTGAAATCCACCACCAGATCGGCCGCGACGATCCCGCCATGCCGCCGCGCGCCGCCCTGCGCTGGAGCCTGACCGGCAAACACGACGGCTGGGGCGCCTTTGGCCCGCCCACCGGCGCGCAGGTGCACGTCATGGGCATCACCCATGCCGAATTCGGAAGCCTTGGCGCCGCCCCCACCCGCCTGCGCCGCGAATGGACGCTTTTTGACGAAACCACGATCTGGAAACAGATCCTTTTGCACACAGGTACGCTATGA
- a CDS encoding cupin domain-containing protein: MTPQEMESRIVRYGDLQPCKTAFIDAHTPGSDQKENFTIIGGGVSESPDQHVHISIPHGFNIGAAGQPPKCRNSLHDHRTAEAFFVLSGRWRFFWGRWGNAGEVVLEQGDIFNIPTGIFRGFENIGTDYGMIMAILGGDDAGGGVMWAPQVIEDAADHGLVLGEDGKLYDSKKQQRLPEGVKPMPLMSAEELAKRPEPTTAQVLPNHVARYWDMVALADRKPCKVIGETGLLRDKPGFEVDFITRASASDSRHSHTVPSVLMPVKGHWRVTWDGGAAVLAPGDTMSVPENLAHSAVPSMTGEAALYHVVATGDPAGLTWKG; encoded by the coding sequence ATGACCCCCCAGGAAATGGAAAGCCGCATCGTCCGGTACGGCGATTTGCAGCCTTGCAAGACCGCCTTCATCGACGCCCACACGCCGGGCAGCGACCAGAAGGAAAACTTTACCATCATCGGCGGCGGCGTGTCGGAAAGCCCAGACCAGCACGTGCACATCTCGATCCCGCATGGCTTCAACATCGGGGCGGCGGGGCAACCGCCGAAATGCCGCAACTCGCTGCACGACCACCGCACCGCCGAGGCGTTTTTCGTCCTGTCCGGGCGCTGGCGCTTTTTCTGGGGGCGCTGGGGGAATGCGGGCGAAGTGGTGCTGGAACAGGGCGACATCTTCAACATCCCCACCGGCATCTTTCGCGGCTTTGAAAACATCGGCACCGATTACGGGATGATCATGGCGATCCTGGGCGGCGATGACGCCGGCGGCGGCGTCATGTGGGCGCCACAGGTGATCGAAGATGCCGCCGACCACGGCCTGGTGCTGGGCGAGGACGGCAAGCTGTACGACAGCAAGAAACAGCAGCGCCTGCCCGAAGGCGTCAAGCCGATGCCGCTGATGAGCGCCGAAGAACTGGCCAAGCGCCCCGAACCGACCACGGCGCAGGTGCTGCCGAACCACGTGGCCCGCTACTGGGACATGGTCGCACTGGCCGACCGCAAGCCCTGCAAGGTCATCGGCGAAACCGGGCTGCTGCGCGACAAACCGGGCTTTGAGGTCGATTTCATCACCCGCGCCTCGGCCAGCGACAGCCGGCACAGCCACACCGTTCCCTCGGTGCTGATGCCGGTCAAGGGGCACTGGCGCGTCACCTGGGATGGCGGCGCGGCGGTGCTGGCCCCCGGTGACACCATGAGCGTTCCGGAAAACCTGGCCCACAGCGCCGTGCCCTCGATGACCGGCGAGGCGGCGCTGTATCACGTGGTCGCCACCGGTGACCCCGCCGGACTGACCTGGAAAGGCTGA
- a CDS encoding cobalamin-independent methionine synthase II family protein, producing MTVKTTHVGSLPRTQAVVDFIFARERGTPYDAQAFDACMTDAVSETVRRQKDAGIDIVSDGETSKISYATYVKDRYTGFDGDSPRNAPADLQRFPTFLKRLADEGGTPQYARPMCVGEVRSKGQGELQKDIDNLRAAMAEHGVARGFMNAASPGVISLFLQNDFYKTRDAYLAALADAMKQEYETIVASGLDLQLDCPDLALSRHMLFNDLSDAEFVKVAGAHVEALNHALRDIPEDKVRIHICWGNYEGPHVCDIPMAKMFDTLMSAKARYVLFETSNPRHGHEWTVFRDRKSDIPDHKVLVPGVVDTTTNFVEHPDLVAQRIARFVDIVGSDRVIAGSDCGFGTFAGFGAVDPEIAYAKLGALATGAKLA from the coding sequence ATGACCGTAAAGACAACCCATGTCGGATCGCTGCCGCGCACGCAGGCTGTGGTCGATTTCATCTTTGCCCGCGAACGCGGCACGCCCTATGACGCGCAGGCCTTTGACGCCTGCATGACCGATGCGGTCAGCGAAACCGTGCGCCGCCAGAAGGACGCCGGCATCGACATCGTCAGCGATGGCGAAACCTCCAAGATCAGCTATGCCACCTACGTCAAGGACCGCTACACCGGCTTTGACGGCGACAGCCCGCGCAATGCGCCCGCCGATCTGCAACGCTTTCCGACCTTCCTCAAACGGCTGGCCGACGAAGGCGGCACCCCGCAATACGCCCGCCCCATGTGCGTCGGCGAAGTGCGCTCCAAGGGCCAGGGTGAGCTGCAGAAAGACATCGACAACCTGCGCGCCGCCATGGCCGAACACGGGGTCGCGCGCGGCTTCATGAACGCCGCATCGCCCGGGGTCATCTCGTTGTTCCTGCAGAATGATTTCTACAAGACGCGCGATGCCTACCTGGCGGCGCTGGCCGACGCGATGAAGCAGGAATACGAAACCATCGTCGCCTCGGGGCTGGATCTGCAACTGGACTGCCCCGATCTGGCGCTGTCGCGGCACATGCTGTTCAACGACCTGTCCGACGCCGAATTCGTCAAGGTCGCCGGCGCCCATGTCGAGGCCCTGAACCACGCCCTGCGCGACATTCCCGAAGACAAGGTGCGCATCCACATCTGCTGGGGCAACTACGAGGGCCCGCATGTCTGCGACATCCCGATGGCCAAGATGTTCGACACGCTGATGTCCGCCAAGGCGCGCTATGTCCTGTTCGAAACCTCGAACCCGCGCCATGGCCATGAATGGACCGTGTTCCGCGACCGCAAATCCGACATCCCCGATCACAAGGTGCTGGTGCCCGGCGTCGTCGACACCACCACCAACTTTGTCGAACACCCTGATCTGGTGGCCCAGCGCATCGCCCGCTTTGTCGACATCGTCGGCAGTGACCGGGTGATCGCGGGCAGCGATTGCGGCTTTGGCACCTTTGCAGGCTTTGGCGCGGTCGATCCCGAAATCGCCTATGCCAAGCTGGGCGCGCTGGCGACGGGGGCGAAACTGGCGTGA
- a CDS encoding alpha/beta fold hydrolase — MTPLIYLPGMMCDARLFGPQVAALPGTVYSFGFDETSVQAMAEHLLAFAPERFALAGLSMGGIVAMEMLRQAPGRVAGLALLDTNPLAERDEIKARRGPQIEKVRAGKLAEVMRDEMKPNYLAQGPNRQAILDLCMDMAVCLGPKVFENQSIALRDRPDQTATLRAFTGPALVLCGREDALCPVARHALMHALMPQSTLTVIDGAGHLPTLEQPAQTTAALRAWLKETDHE; from the coding sequence GTGACACCGCTGATCTATCTGCCCGGCATGATGTGCGACGCGCGGCTTTTCGGGCCGCAGGTCGCCGCCTTGCCCGGCACGGTGTACAGCTTTGGCTTTGATGAGACCTCGGTTCAGGCCATGGCCGAACATCTTCTGGCATTTGCGCCGGAACGGTTCGCGCTGGCGGGGCTGTCGATGGGCGGCATCGTGGCGATGGAGATGCTGCGCCAGGCACCTGGGCGGGTTGCGGGCCTTGCCCTGCTGGACACCAACCCGCTGGCCGAGCGTGATGAGATCAAGGCCCGGCGCGGCCCGCAGATCGAAAAGGTGCGCGCCGGCAAGCTTGCCGAGGTGATGCGCGACGAGATGAAGCCCAACTACCTCGCCCAGGGTCCCAACCGTCAGGCGATCCTGGATCTGTGCATGGATATGGCTGTTTGCCTGGGGCCCAAGGTGTTCGAGAACCAGTCCATCGCCCTGCGCGACCGCCCCGACCAGACCGCCACCCTGCGCGCCTTCACCGGCCCCGCGCTGGTGCTCTGCGGGCGCGAGGATGCGCTCTGCCCGGTCGCGCGGCATGCCCTGATGCACGCGCTGATGCCGCAATCCACCCTGACGGTGATCGATGGCGCGGGCCACCTGCCGACGCTGGAACAACCCGCACAAACAACCGCCGCGCTGCGCGCCTGGCTCAAGGAGACCGACCATGAATGA
- a CDS encoding RraA family protein — MNDALLTLLRSVDTPTVCNAIEVIEGKRGFDRFTRGTVLCSAPDEGAIVGYARTARISAIVPPSEAPEVIRARRMDYYRHMASGPRPAIAVVEDIDGDKAIGAYWGEINTTVHKGFGLSGALTNGVMRDLGDLPDGFPVIAGSIGPSHGFVHVTEVASDVTVFGLTIRDGDLVHADRHGALVIPAEYVDNLQAAINTMRRTEDIVLSAARKPGFDFDSFAAAWEAFEKART, encoded by the coding sequence ATGAATGACGCCCTGCTGACCCTGTTGCGCAGCGTCGATACCCCCACCGTCTGCAACGCCATCGAGGTGATCGAGGGCAAGCGCGGCTTTGACCGCTTTACCCGCGGCACCGTGCTTTGCAGCGCCCCGGACGAAGGCGCCATCGTCGGCTATGCGCGCACTGCCCGGATTTCCGCCATCGTCCCGCCCAGCGAAGCCCCCGAGGTGATCCGCGCCCGCCGCATGGACTATTACCGCCACATGGCCAGCGGCCCCCGCCCCGCCATCGCCGTGGTCGAGGATATCGACGGCGACAAGGCCATCGGCGCCTATTGGGGGGAAATCAACACCACCGTTCACAAGGGCTTTGGCCTGTCGGGCGCGCTGACCAATGGCGTGATGCGCGATCTTGGCGATCTGCCCGATGGCTTTCCCGTCATCGCCGGGTCGATCGGCCCCAGCCACGGCTTTGTCCACGTCACCGAGGTCGCCAGCGATGTCACGGTCTTCGGGCTGACCATCCGCGACGGTGATCTGGTCCATGCCGACCGCCACGGCGCGCTGGTCATCCCGGCCGAGTATGTCGACAACCTTCAGGCGGCCATCAACACCATGCGCCGCACCGAGGACATCGTCCTGTCCGCTGCGCGCAAGCCCGGCTTTGACTTTGACAGCTTTGCCGCCGCCTGGGAGGCCTTTGAAAAGGCCCGCACCTGA